The DNA region AACTGCGTTTAGAAGAAATGCTACAAGGCAATCAACTAGCAGCATCGGCACGGCAACAGTTGTTAAAGTTCTACACAGAAATTGGACTGCCCCAAAAATTAAGTGATCTAGGATTGGGCAATATTACATTAGGCGAGTTGCAAACAGCCGCCGAAATTGCCCTAGTTCCTAATTCTGACATCCATCGACTTCCGTTTAAAGTCGCGCCAGAACAGCTGATGGCGGCAATGGTTTCTACCACTGCACCCATAGATAGTAAAGATATGAATCGAGTTTCGCCCAAGGGAATCAGTGACGAGGTTGAAGCATGAGTTTAAATTGGATTGTCCCAGCAGAACGTATACAAAAACTGCCACCCTATGTATTTGCCCGTTTAGATGAACTAAAAGCTAAAGCACGGGAACAAGGGTTAGATTTAATTGATTTGGGTATGGGAAACCCGGATGGTGCAACACCTGCACCAGTTGTAGAAGCTGCGATCGCAGCCTTGAAAGATCCCGCCAATCACGGTTATCCTCCTTTTGAGGGGACTGCTAGTTTCCGCAAGGCGATTACCAACTGGTATCATCGCCGTTATGGTGTGGTTCTCGATCCTGATAGTGAAGCTTTACCACTACTCGGTTCCAAAGAAGGATTAACTCATTTAGCACTTGCCTACGTTAACCCTGGCGATTTAGTTCTAGTTCCTTCCCCAGCTTATCCCGCACATTTTCGGGGGCCAGCGATCGCAGGCGGGAAAATCCACAGCTTGATCCTCAAACCAGAAAATGACTGGTTAATTGATTTAGCTGCAATTCCAGATGAGGTTGCAAAACAAGCCAAAATTCTCTATTTCAACTATCCCAGTAATCCTACTGCTGCCACAGCACCCCGCGAATTTTTTGAAGAAATCGTCGCCTTCGCCCGCAAATATGAAATTTTGCTGGTGCATGATTTGTGTTATGCCGAGTTAGCTTTTGATGGTTATCAACCCACTAGCTTACTAGAAATTCCCGGCGCGAAAGAAATTGGTGTGGAATTTCACACCTTATCTAAAACCTACAATATGGCTGGTTGGCGTGTTGGGTTTGTGGTGGGTAATCGCCATGTAATTCAAGGTTTACGGACGTTGAAAACTAACTTGGATTACGGCATTTTTGCCGCATTACAAACAGCAGCTGAAACCGCCTTGCAATTACCAGATATGTATTTGCATGAAGTACAACAACGCTACCGTACCCGCCGCGATTTCCTGATTCAAGGGTTAGGAAAGTTGGGTTGGGATATTCCTAAAAGCAAGGCGACTATGTATCTTTGGGTGAAGTGTCCTGTGGGTATGGGTTCCACGGATTTTGCCTTGAATGTGTTGCAGCAAACTGGGGTTGTTGTTACCCCAGGTAATGCTTTTGGGGTTGCAGGTGAGGGTTATGTAAGGATTAGTTTGATTGCCGACTGCGATCGCTTGGGTGAAGCTTTACATCGCTTTAAGCAAGCTGGTATCCGCTATCAACCTGAAAGCGTAGTTTCTCCTTCAGAAGCGATCGCTGATCTCGTTAGTTGATTAGAGTCAGGAAACCCAACATTACATGACTAAAATGATTGCTGATCGTGTTTGGTATAATGTAAAAAAATAGAAAGAGTCAACAATGATTGGTACTAATATTTACATCAGTCAAGAAACTCAAGAATCTTTAATTAAAGCTGCGGCTTTAAAAAAAATGTCTGTCGAAGAACTAGCTTCTTCTATTTTGAATGAAAGTATCCAAGAAAAATTAGGGCAAATCAGCAATTATTCGGAAAATAAAACCAAATTTGCCGTTAATCCTCTTGGAAAAATGCAACCCTATGCTTATTTGGCAGATCCTAATGAACCCGTTATTTCTGATGATGATTGGGAAATGAATCAAAATTATGAAGTAAACGATTTGTGATCATTCTTGATACTCATATTTGGGTTTGGTGGAAATATCGCAAAAATACTTTACAACGAGGAATTCCATTGGATATTTTAATCCAGACAAGAGATTCATGGTATCCAATTAAACCAATTCGCAATTCGCAATTCGCAATTCGCAATTACTTTTTGTGACGGGGATTTAGACCCCGACACAAAACGTGCTGCCTATCTTGCTGGGGACTTAAACCCCCAAAGTTCGTTAAAGATTTAACTATTAGTAATGGAATTCTGTATGTCAAAACTTTAGTAAGTGAGATAGAAATTTATGCTGATGATTTAGTGATTTGGTTGAGCAAAAGTGAAGTAAATTCTCAAAATTAATCATTAGTCAAAACTTCAACCCTATCTACTCCTAATAAATTAGTTCCCGATCGCCATAGTAGAAAGAAGTGAAGCACGAGGTTTTTTCAAGCGTGCTATTCGTTTGTGAGTGAATTATGTCTTTTTCGAGCTTCCAAGGATTGTAAGTTAGTTTTCAGATTGCTACAACTACAAATCAAGTTAGCGATCGCTCGAACTAATTTAGCTGGCTCCACAGGCTTGGTGATATGCTGCCCAAATCCGGCGGCGATTGCTTGTTGGGAATCAGCCTCAGCTGCATAAGCTGTAAGGGCGATCGCTGGAATTGTCCCTCCTTGTTCTGGTAACATAGCTCTGATTCGACGGATCAGCATATAGCCGTCTACTTCCGGCATTCCAATGTCGCTTAACAGCAGATTTGGCTGGAACTCAGGTATGATTCGTAGTGCTTCCATAGCAGATGCGGCTTGAGTTACTACCGCGCCAGACTGCTCCAAAATAAAAGCAATTAACTCTCGCGTATCACGTTCATCATCCACAAGGAGAACTTTCACCCCATTTAGATCGGGCGAATCATCAAGTTGTCTATCAATTTGATGGCTATTGAAATGAGTCTTCATTAGAGGTAGCATGACTGTAAAGGTTGCTCCCTGTTCTTCGCCCAAACTTTCTGCCTTAACTGTGCCGCCATGTAGCTCTACGATGTGACGGACAATAGCTAATCCTAATCCCAGTCCGCCGAATTTCCTGGTAGTTGCGCCATCAGCTTGTCGGAAGTAGTCAAATACGAATGGTAAAAAATCTGGGCTAATTCCCTTACCTGTATCACTGACTCGAAGTTCAGCCTGAGAACCAACAGACTGTAAACTGATTTCTACCTGTCCACCTTGGGGCGTAAACTTAATAGCATTGGAGAGTAGGTTCCAGATAACTTGCTGCAAGCGACCTGAATCACCTGTTACTAGGAATTTTGGATCGTACCTATCGGACGTTGGAAGCGCAACTTGAATTTGGGATTTTAGATTGTCAGTTTGGTTGTTAAAATTGATATCTAAATTTCTATGAGGATTTTGTAATCCGAAATCTAAAATTGTAAATCGCAAATTGATAGATTTGGCTTGGGCGGCTAGACGGACTGTTTCTATTGCAGATGCGATCGCAGTTTCTAGATTCACAGGAGCAATATTCAGACTGAGTTTACCTTGCAAAATGCGAGAGACATCCAACAAATCTTCAATTAGTTGAGTCTGAAGCTTGGCATTGCGCTCAATGGTTTCGAGAGCGCGAGTGGTGGTTGCTTGATCATACTTTTTAGTTTGCAGTAACTTTGACCATCCCAAAATCGGGTTTAGCGGTGTGCGAAGTTCGTGGGAAAGAACCGCCAAAAACTCATCTTTGATCCGATTAGCTTGGACTAATTGCTCTTTTTGCTGCTGTAACGAATCCATCAACTGAGCGCGCTCCATAGCAACCGCCACCTGATCGGAGGTTGCTTGTAACAGGGCAATTTCCCCAGAAGTGAAGCGGGTACGGGTGCGACTGGCAAAGGAGAGGACACCAAGCAGCTTTCCCTGAGCAATTAATGGTTGACCTGCATAAGCTGTGATTCCCAAAGCTTTGAGGATGTCGGCATTGGGATATGTAGAGTGCGGCACATCATTGAGGACGATTTGATGGCGTTCTTGCGCTACTTGTCCGCAAATTCCTTGATTAAATTCTAGATATTGAATTGCTTGAAATACTTCATCAGTAATACCGTTCCAGCCTACTAACCGAAGTTTCTGATTATTTTCGTGCGTCTCAATTAAATAATGAAAATAAAAATGCAAATCCATCTGCGCCGAGAGTTTGCTAAACAAGCTGTTCATTAGATCCAAGGGGCGCTCGGTTGAAAGCAAATCGCTGGTTGTTTCAGAGAGCAGTTTGAGTCTTTCACTGCGATCTTGCAAGGCTTGTTCTGCAAGCTGGCGTTCACGAAGGATGCGTTCGCGTTCGGTGATGTCAACTGCAACCCCTCCTACCAGACGTTGCCCAGATGCATTGGCAATGGGAAACTTATATACTAAAAATTCGCCGAGGGTGCCATCTGTGCGTGGGGCAGACTCGATCGCTTCAAAAACTTGATTCGTCTGGGAAACCATTCTAATGTTATCGAGGAAGGGTTGAGCGATTTGGGCTGGGTATAGGTCAAAAATATTTTTATTAATCGCCTTATTTGTCGCTATATCAAATGTACTCAGATAAGTTGGACTAAGGTAAAGTACACGTCCGTCTGCATTCGTAATCCACGCTGCGGCGGGAATATTGTCCATAAAAGCTTGAAATTGCTCTTGACTTTGACTCAGCGCTTTTTTAACTTGCTGGAGATCGCTAATATCAAGAATGAATGCAACTGAGTTCTGTTGAGATTCGCCTAACAGAGAGTAACCAACTACAACCGGCACACTGGAACCATCCTTGCGAATGCATTCCTTCTCATAAGGAGTACAGGTTCCCTTAGCTGTTGCCTCGGCAATAGCCAGTTCATCTAAATATTGGTACTCAGGAGGCGTGATATCAGTCCAGCGTAATCTGCCTGACTGAATATCTGCTTGAGTATAACCCACAATTCGCAAGAACTCGTCGTTGGCTTCAGTAATTCTACCATTTACATCAGCAAAGAGAATACCAACTATATTTGCTTGAAAAAAACTCTTGAGGCGTTCTTCACTTGCTTGGGCTGCCTTCTCTACTTGCTTGCGTTGGCTGATGTCACGGAAGAAAATATCAAGACCATCTTCACAAGGGTAGGCATGAATCTCCAGCCATAGGTCACACTTGGACGGCAAGTAGTAGTGATGCTCGAAGTGGACGGGAATCTGTTCTGCGATCGCCCTTCGGTACTGTAGCTCTACATTAGTGTCTACTGATAAAGGCCATTCCTCCCAGTACGATTTACCGATAACCTCTGTCCGGGATTTGCCGTTAATTCGCTCTGCTTCGGCATTTTGGTAGATAATTCGCCAATCCCGGTCTAGAGTAATAAATGCATCACTCATGTTTTCTAGAGTGCGTGTATTTCGCTCATTGGCTTGCTGTAATGCCGCTTGGGCTTGTTTGCCTTCGCTCAAATCAACAACGAAGCCAATGACCGTTTCTTGAGTATCTCCCAGGACAACAGAACCGAGCAGAACGGGAATGCGATCGCCATTTTTGCAGATATATTCCTTCTCAAAGGGTTTACAGACTCCGGTTTTCCTAAGTTCTTCTACCGAACGTTCACTCAAAATAAGATATTCGTGTGGGGTAATATCGCGCCAGTTCATTTTGTTAGCGGCAAAATCTTCTCGCGTATAGCCGACCATCTTCAGAAAAGCACCATTGGCTTCTATGATGGAGCCGTTATTCATATCAGTTACGATAACTCCAATGATGTTGGATTCTGCCAATCGGCTAAACCGCATCTCGCTATTTTGCAACAATTTTAGGCTTGTCTCTGCCTTGCGTCTGGCAGTTCGCAACTCTGAAGAGAGGGCGGTAATTAAGAAGGATACTAGTGAGAACGAGGTTAATCGTACCAAGACGTTCGGGCTGAGGAAATCGAACGAGTAGACTGGCTCGATCAAAAAATAGAAAGCAGTTGTAACAGAAAGAGCGATCGCTAGTACTCCAAGCCTCATGCCGCCATACCAGGCACTAATTGCCACGGCAGCATAAAATAATGTAAATACGCTCGGATCGAAGACTGGCAACAACAGTCGCGTCAACAGCAGCGCCGCTATGACTGCCAGAATCATCACGCTGTATGTTAGCAACCAAGAGCGCATCATCAAAATTTTTTCGAGTACTTTGACCATCATCTTAAGAGTCCTCCCGTTGCTTTGCCTTTAGGAGATACTCGTTCAGTAGTCTCTTCCCTGGTTCGCCCATTTTCTGTAACATTTCTTCAATTAGCTTTAGTGCCATCTGTGAAGGCACTGTAGATCCGTTCTCCCAGCGATTAACTGTTCGCAGGGAAACTCCCAATTTGGCTGCAAACTTTTCTTGAGAGAGATCAAGCTGCTGCCGAAGTTCACGGATTAAATCTGAAATTTTTAGTGACTTTTCTAGTTCCATAATAGGAAGAGTAAGACAGGTGTCTCGCCATTTGTCTCCAGCTTGAGGAAGAATTTAAACTGTCATTAGTTATTATCAACTTCATCTTTTGGCTAAAGACCAATATTACTTATCAGCCTTGATTAATTACTGTTCACTGATTTAAGTCCCCGCCATACTTCTGATAACTGTTAACTGTTTTAAGGTGTGCGACAAAAAATTATTGAGACAAAATAACTGTATTAGCTAACTATAAAATAAAAATTAAATTTTCTCAGGTTCGTAATGCCAAAATAGTATTGTTATAAACGATCTGAGAATTTTCAAGTTTCATGCATCGCCAAAAATCTATGGGTGGTGTATTACACAGTTATGCTTCATATAGGATTACTATTTGATTTTTGAACGAAATTAAGTATTGTAGAGTGTGTTAGAACGGAGTTCGTAACGCACTATGAACACGAGTTTGATGCCGTACTCTCCGTGCTAACACATCCTACGTATATTTTCAGAAATCAAACCGGATTCCTATAAGATACTTAATATTATTTTTCCAAAACATGTAGTTAATTTTACTTCTAAGGTAAGATTCCAATGGTAAATCGATAAAGCTATAATAATTTAAATAAAATTTGTGTTTAATTAATATTATTAATTTTGATTAATCAACACTCTGAAAACCTCATAAATACTCAACTAAAAAATGCACCAGGTGAAGGCTATATATTTAGCTGGTTTGATTGGTTTTGTCTTTGGTATCCTCCAGGCTGGCTAATTATATTTAACCGTCATTGGCAGCACTATCATAGCGATTCAGACGGTTGGAATTGGTTTGAATATGGATTATTTTTAATTCCTGGCGGATTTTATCTGGCGCTGCTGAGTCGTTGGTTGCGTCTTGGTTTTCGTTCACCTCGAACAGAAGTTGGTGAATTTGATCCGAAATATCAACAAGCTTTTCGCCAAGAAGTTCTTGCCCCCATCGTCAAATACTATTTTCGTGGAGAATTACAACAAGTCGAAAACTTGCCGCAAACAGGGCCATTGATTGTAGCAATGAACCATGCAGGGATGAGTTTTCCTTGGGATTTTTTAAGCTTGGGTTATCTATTAAGTGAAGCTAGAGGATGGGTGGTACAACCATTAGCAAGTCCTGCATTGTTTGAACACCCTTGGATAATTTGGTGGCTACCACCTAAATGGTCGCAGGTTTTGGGTGGTGTGCGAGCGGAATTAGATGATTTTGAAGGAGCGATCGCTACCCCAATGTCTACAGCGATCGCCCCAGGTAAAATTGTCTTATATGCACCTGAAGGTATCCGTGGCCCTGGGAAAGGTTGGAAGAGACGCTATCAACTAGAAAAGTTTGATGTGAGTTTTATTAAATTGAGCGATCGCTATCAAATTCCGATTCTGCCAGTAGTTTGCATTGGTAGTGAATCTTTACATCCTTGGGCTGTTAATTTCAAAAAATTACAACGGCTAGTCAAATTACCATTTTTGCCTATCTCGCCTTTAATGCTTGCCTTAATTCTGTTTCCTTCAATGGGAGTTTGGGCAATGAGAACTCGCCTGCATTACTTTATTCAGCCTTTGGAACCAGCAGAATTGCACAACCATTCAAACAAAGAGCGTACAGTAGCTTATCGGCAGGCGCAACAATTACGAGAAAAACTGCAAGTTAAAATTAATCAGTTATTAAAATAACTTTAATACTACGAGTGGATTTAAGTCAATCTTTGAAAAAAATTAGGAACTTGCAATTTAATAATGTACCGATCATTTATGATTTTTCTGGTTTATATGATATCAATTATCTAACTGGTACTTTATTTTCATGCTAGTAGCAATGCCTGTGCCACTACCGCCATTGGCGCCGTTGCCGCTACCGATGCTGCCGATATTGCCAACACCTGTGCCCTCAATGGTGTCCTTTCCTGAGCCTGTATTAATCAAACCTGGAGTTAAAATCTCAATTCCAATTGCTACAGATGCATTTAACTGTTCCCCTACTATTGTGTCCGCACTGGCGGTACCGATGAAATTGGGTGGAATGCTTAGTCTAGGCATAATTAAAATCCTCTCAATTCAATTTGGTTAGTACGGTCGGTTTACTGATTCAAAGTTCACAAAAATAAAATGCACGGAGAATATCTACGAACACATCTTTTTGTCTGAAGTCCAAATTTGCTATTATCCGCTCAATAACATCTTAATAAACAGATAAAAGCAAACAATCAAAATGTCAAATGTATAAAAAGGCACGCATAAATCAAAATTATATTATTTAAGCAAAATGTTAAAGTTAATACCTTTTTTTTGATGATTTTTGGGGGATTTTTTGAAAACTCCGATTTTAGTGAATTTGTACATATCATTTTTTGCCATCAAAAAAGATTAGAAATTTGAATATAAAATTAAAGGTCTTAAAACACCAATTCAGTAAGGGACTTACAAAGAATAAATTACTCAACAAAAATCAAGAGTCCACATTTAAATAAGTCGGTAAGAATAAATCAAACTAGATTAAGTAATGTAAAAATCTTTATATTGGACTTTTCAAACATCCTCTTAAGTTACAATGCCCATCCCCCGATGCTTCATTCAAATAAAAATTTTTTTAAAATTATGAAATTGACTTTTCCATAATAAAATTTATCAGTTTTTGCCCTCTACGTTCTACCTCTTGCTGTTTCACAACAATAAAGTTCTGGCTTTCAAAAAAAGTTTTGGCTGTAATACTAGCTTCTACAAATAACTTTTCAATTCCCAAAGACTTTGCTTTTGATTCAAGCTGTTCTAAGATTTTCTTACCAATCCCTTTTCTTTGAAAATCTTTATGACAGTAAAAACGGTCAATATGTCCATTAGCCTCTAATTCTCCAAAACCAATAATTTTACTCTGCTCCTCTGCTACATAAGTAAACTTACTTCCTAAACCTTTAATCCATAGGTCAATATCCATTTGTGCTGGTGCCCAAGCATCTACTTGTTCTTGTGTGTAATCGTGAATATTAACTTCGTGAACAGTGTCGTAGAACAATTTCATAATTTTTTCGGTATCAGCTATTTCGTATATTCTTAATCTCATAAAGAAGATAATTAATCATAAATAACTCTACTAAAAATATTATCACCCCTGGCGGATATACTTCAGTTTATGAGTGCAGTTATTTTCGCTTATAGAACAGAATTTTCAGATTAAACTAAGACTTACGCACTGTACAAATGCATAGTCATGTGAATTAACAAAAATAGTTGTTTCAAGCTTTTCTTAATTATCCTGCAATTTACAACGATACTGTGGCGACTGGAGACGGCGCGTCGCCTTGCCGTCACTAACCAAGCACTCAGGGATTTATCTGGCTGCAAGGGTTTGCTGGTAAGCGATTGGATTGAAGCTCTAAGGATGATAATAATTTATCTGTCTATATGATTGTCTTTACTTTCTCTGGCAGTTTCTACTTCATGAAAATGATTTATTGACCACTGGCATAGTAGCCGAAGTGGCTCAACCAACGTTTCTCCCAACGATGTCAAAGAATACTCTACAGTGGGAGGATTAGTAGGATAAACTTTACGCTTCACAAGACCATCTCTCTCCAAATCACGCAGAGTACGGGTTAGCATTCGCTGTGAAACGTCTCCAATTTCTCTATGCAACTCACCATAGCGTTTCGTACCTTGGGATAGAACGTAGATGATTGCTGTAACCCATTTGTCAGAAACTAGGTCAAGTGTCTGCCGTAAATAAGGATGCGAGTTGAGGATTTTATGTGATTGAGCCATGTTTAGGATAGATGCTACGTACACTTGTGTTCCTACTTGTACAATGCTTGATGTTCGTTTCAGAATGAAGTTTAGAGATTTCTAAAATCATCATAGAAAAACAGCACAATGAAATTTTCTAACTTCACTCAAGAAAACTCGGCTATGCTTCTGATTGATCATCAAGTTGGCACTATGAAGCTGATCAAAAACTTGCCTCTGACTCAGGTAGAGAAGAATACTCTTGCACTTGCAAAAGTGGCAAAGGTACTTAAGATACCTGTGGTTTTGACAAGTAGCCAAGAGGAGCGGTTTCAAGGTTTGCTGATAACTGCTTTAGCACAAAGCCTACCTGAAGCTTACGAGGTAAGAATCAAGCGTGCAGGCATTGTAAATGCTTGGGACGATGAGAACTTTGTTCAAGCAGTCAAAGATACGAATCGTACTAATTTAATTATGGCTGGTGTAACTACGGACGTTTGCTTAGTTTATCCCGCTATCAGCGCAGTGCGCGAGGGCTATAGTGTTCAAGCAGTTATGGATGCTTCTGGTTCACCATTTCATCTCTCCGAAGATTTAGCACGGCAACGGATGCGTGATTCTGGGGTTGTGCTAACTGCTACGATCACTTTGATTGCTGAGTTGGTTAAAGATTGGAGCCGTCCCGAAGGCGTCGAGTTGCAGCAATTATTGTTTAGTGATGTGTTGCCCCCTGAGTTCATTGAAGGCACTAGCACTCCATATTAAGGGACTTCTAAAAATAAATTATCCTAATTAATTTGTACATCGTAGGGGCGCACAGCTAGCTGTGCGCCCCTACGATGCAATGTTTTTTTTACTAGAAGTTCCTAATGGAATGGCACACATAGTGAGCCAAAGTTAACAGCAATTTTTTGATTACGTTTATTCTCTTAGGTATAATCCTTGTATAGTACAAATATACTAATTAGCTGCTAAAATACTTTAAAGTCAGCTAGCCTTACTTGAGGTAGTATGAAAAAAATCCAAGACACGCATAAAAAGCCCATTTTGCTGTTCCAGCCTACATCTATAATCACTGCTATAGCGCCACTGCAACCCCAAGAAACAAAAATCATCAGTGAACGAGAGCGTTTTATAACACAAGTCGAACGCATCAATCAGATGGCACAAGAGTT from Nostoc commune NIES-4072 includes:
- a CDS encoding PAS domain S-box protein, with translation MMVKVLEKILMMRSWLLTYSVMILAVIAALLLTRLLLPVFDPSVFTLFYAAVAISAWYGGMRLGVLAIALSVTTAFYFLIEPVYSFDFLSPNVLVRLTSFSLVSFLITALSSELRTARRKAETSLKLLQNSEMRFSRLAESNIIGVIVTDMNNGSIIEANGAFLKMVGYTREDFAANKMNWRDITPHEYLILSERSVEELRKTGVCKPFEKEYICKNGDRIPVLLGSVVLGDTQETVIGFVVDLSEGKQAQAALQQANERNTRTLENMSDAFITLDRDWRIIYQNAEAERINGKSRTEVIGKSYWEEWPLSVDTNVELQYRRAIAEQIPVHFEHHYYLPSKCDLWLEIHAYPCEDGLDIFFRDISQRKQVEKAAQASEERLKSFFQANIVGILFADVNGRITEANDEFLRIVGYTQADIQSGRLRWTDITPPEYQYLDELAIAEATAKGTCTPYEKECIRKDGSSVPVVVGYSLLGESQQNSVAFILDISDLQQVKKALSQSQEQFQAFMDNIPAAAWITNADGRVLYLSPTYLSTFDIATNKAINKNIFDLYPAQIAQPFLDNIRMVSQTNQVFEAIESAPRTDGTLGEFLVYKFPIANASGQRLVGGVAVDITERERILRERQLAEQALQDRSERLKLLSETTSDLLSTERPLDLMNSLFSKLSAQMDLHFYFHYLIETHENNQKLRLVGWNGITDEVFQAIQYLEFNQGICGQVAQERHQIVLNDVPHSTYPNADILKALGITAYAGQPLIAQGKLLGVLSFASRTRTRFTSGEIALLQATSDQVAVAMERAQLMDSLQQQKEQLVQANRIKDEFLAVLSHELRTPLNPILGWSKLLQTKKYDQATTTRALETIERNAKLQTQLIEDLLDVSRILQGKLSLNIAPVNLETAIASAIETVRLAAQAKSINLRFTILDFGLQNPHRNLDINFNNQTDNLKSQIQVALPTSDRYDPKFLVTGDSGRLQQVIWNLLSNAIKFTPQGGQVEISLQSVGSQAELRVSDTGKGISPDFLPFVFDYFRQADGATTRKFGGLGLGLAIVRHIVELHGGTVKAESLGEEQGATFTVMLPLMKTHFNSHQIDRQLDDSPDLNGVKVLLVDDERDTRELIAFILEQSGAVVTQAASAMEALRIIPEFQPNLLLSDIGMPEVDGYMLIRRIRAMLPEQGGTIPAIALTAYAAEADSQQAIAAGFGQHITKPVEPAKLVRAIANLICSCSNLKTNLQSLEARKRHNSLTNE
- a CDS encoding 1-acyl-sn-glycerol-3-phosphate acyltransferase, with product MINQHSENLINTQLKNAPGEGYIFSWFDWFCLWYPPGWLIIFNRHWQHYHSDSDGWNWFEYGLFLIPGGFYLALLSRWLRLGFRSPRTEVGEFDPKYQQAFRQEVLAPIVKYYFRGELQQVENLPQTGPLIVAMNHAGMSFPWDFLSLGYLLSEARGWVVQPLASPALFEHPWIIWWLPPKWSQVLGGVRAELDDFEGAIATPMSTAIAPGKIVLYAPEGIRGPGKGWKRRYQLEKFDVSFIKLSDRYQIPILPVVCIGSESLHPWAVNFKKLQRLVKLPFLPISPLMLALILFPSMGVWAMRTRLHYFIQPLEPAELHNHSNKERTVAYRQAQQLREKLQVKINQLLK
- a CDS encoding aspartate aminotransferase encodes the protein MSLNWIVPAERIQKLPPYVFARLDELKAKAREQGLDLIDLGMGNPDGATPAPVVEAAIAALKDPANHGYPPFEGTASFRKAITNWYHRRYGVVLDPDSEALPLLGSKEGLTHLALAYVNPGDLVLVPSPAYPAHFRGPAIAGGKIHSLILKPENDWLIDLAAIPDEVAKQAKILYFNYPSNPTAATAPREFFEEIVAFARKYEILLVHDLCYAELAFDGYQPTSLLEIPGAKEIGVEFHTLSKTYNMAGWRVGFVVGNRHVIQGLRTLKTNLDYGIFAALQTAAETALQLPDMYLHEVQQRYRTRRDFLIQGLGKLGWDIPKSKATMYLWVKCPVGMGSTDFALNVLQQTGVVVTPGNAFGVAGEGYVRISLIADCDRLGEALHRFKQAGIRYQPESVVSPSEAIADLVS
- a CDS encoding isochorismatase family protein; amino-acid sequence: MKFSNFTQENSAMLLIDHQVGTMKLIKNLPLTQVEKNTLALAKVAKVLKIPVVLTSSQEERFQGLLITALAQSLPEAYEVRIKRAGIVNAWDDENFVQAVKDTNRTNLIMAGVTTDVCLVYPAISAVREGYSVQAVMDASGSPFHLSEDLARQRMRDSGVVLTATITLIAELVKDWSRPEGVELQQLLFSDVLPPEFIEGTSTPY
- a CDS encoding winged helix-turn-helix transcriptional regulator, with product MAQSHKILNSHPYLRQTLDLVSDKWVTAIIYVLSQGTKRYGELHREIGDVSQRMLTRTLRDLERDGLVKRKVYPTNPPTVEYSLTSLGETLVEPLRLLCQWSINHFHEVETARESKDNHIDR
- a CDS encoding helix-turn-helix domain-containing protein, translating into MELEKSLKISDLIRELRQQLDLSQEKFAAKLGVSLRTVNRWENGSTVPSQMALKLIEEMLQKMGEPGKRLLNEYLLKAKQREDS
- a CDS encoding GNAT family N-acetyltransferase, translated to MRLRIYEIADTEKIMKLFYDTVHEVNIHDYTQEQVDAWAPAQMDIDLWIKGLGSKFTYVAEEQSKIIGFGELEANGHIDRFYCHKDFQRKGIGKKILEQLESKAKSLGIEKLFVEASITAKTFFESQNFIVVKQQEVERRGQKLINFIMEKSIS